AGACCACTGCCATACTGGTGACTGTGACCTGCCTGACCATCACAGCACCATGTCCACCCGGTCGACATCCCCAGAAAAGTGGGCCTTGTGTGTCGTGCGCTGCTGCCTTCACCTGCCACAGCTCTTCTCCACCTGCGTAGCTTTCTCCCTGGTGACTGACATGGGCATTGGAAAGGGGGCCATAGGTAACTGGTCCCTGTGCCTCTGGGGCTTCTGTTTCACTGTGACCCTCATCACCTCCATCACTGAGTTATGTAAGGTCCAGtcctgctttcctttcttttggaACAACTTCCCCGTCACCTATGCCTGCTACGCAGCCCTCGTCTGCCTCTCGGTTTCCATCATCTACTCCGTCACTTACATCCAGTTCTTGCCTTATGGTCCTCACCGAGACCGGGCCATCGCCGCCACTGCATTCTCTTGCATCGCATCTGTGCTGTATGCCATGGAAGTGGCCTGCACGTGGAATGGCTACAAGATCATGAATACCACCTGCTATGTGCTCACTATGCCAGGCCTGCTGAAGGTGCTGGAGACCTTCATGGCCGGTGTCATCTTCGCCTTTCTCAGCAACACCTCCCTGTACCTGCACCAGCCGGCCCTGGAGTGGTGCGTGGCCGTGTACTCCATCTGCTTCATCCTGGCAGCAGTGACCACCCTGTTGAACCTGGTTGAATGGGAACACAGGCTGCCTGTCGAGGCTGTGATCACGATGCTCTCTGTCCTTCTCTACATCAGCGCTCTGGTCCTCTGGCCACTCTACCAGTTCAACGAGGAGTTCGGCGGGCAGCCCCAGAGGTCCAGTGATTGGGACTGCAGGGACGAGCTCACCTACGACATGTGCACCTGGGACCAGCGATTGGCTGTGGCCATCCTGACAGCCATCAACCTGCTGGCTTACGTGGCCGACCTGGGGTACTGGGCCCGCCAGGTCTCTGTAGGGACTGAGGACCAGTCCAGGGACTCCTGATCCTCTGCTCACAGGAGGTATCCTCACTGAGCTCTGGtgttctctgatgccctcttcctggctctctctccctcttcacaTCCTTCCCcactcatctctctctcttttctctttccttgtctcctaCTCTGTCTCCTTCCTGTTTTGTTTGGCAGCCACACTGTTTCACCTCTTTCTCTTGCTGCTCTCATCTATTCTacattttgtgggtttttttaaactcttttctgggtgtctttgttttttcttctcctgtGTCCTGACCACCTCTCCCCATCTTCCTTCTTCCATCAGGACCTGAGactccttccttctctgcccaccgccccctcccacctcctaagGTGCTGACTCCACATCACACAGCCCTCTGTGCAGCTGTTCATACCCTGGGCCTCCAGAGGGGCCTCGTTGCCAAAGCGTGTCTGTCCCCCTGGGGGTGTCttagttggggtgtgtgtgtgtgggtttggGAGTGGAGTGGGTAATGAGGGATTGTGTCCCCTTTCTCCCAGTGGAGGGTGGTGTATAGTGCCCTTCCCCttcaactaaaaacaaacaaacaaaatctctgGCCTTCAGTAATTTCCACTGAGCAGGAGTCTTGAAGTAGAGACCCTGGATTCCTGGGCCCCAGTTGGTGCTCCGCCCCACCTGAGATTGGCTCCAGAATTTCTCCTAGCATGCCAACCAATGTCTGGGGAATCAAAAAAGGAGCCGGTGAAGATCTCCAGGGACTTGAAGATACTTGTTTATGGTGTTGGTGAGGGACAGTGATGTCATCCTCCCGCCCTAGTGATAAAAACTGCAGAGCCCAAGATAGTAAAGGTTTTGTTGACTTGAAGATGAGGGTGACTAAAAATTAAAGCAGGGAAGCTAGGAATTCCCCCACTTCGCTACCCCAGAAATTGTCCTTTGATAGTATTACTTTACTCGTGGCATCTGCTATGTGTCTGTCCTCAAGACGCTTCCTCAGATTTAGAAGCAAAAAGACTTTAACAAGACAAAAATCGATAGCCTGTTAGTTTAGCAGTTGGAGTGGAAATCAATTAAGTCAGCTGAGGAAAAAGAGAGTAATAGGATCTCTTCAAAATTCAAatccataatttttaaaggacagGGAAAAAGCTGgacatcaattttttaaatataaaataatgagatGCTAGCAACTGGGTGGCTGCATATGAATTTGTTCAACTAATTTTTATTACAGTACTTAAGGGAATAATGCTGACCTCAACGATTAGTACTTTTGGACTGAGTACTTTTTTAGTCCTTTCATAGGACCCATCAGTTTAGAAAATTGTTCTATTTGATTAGCAATAAAGTACATAtttgcatactttttttttaagtgggtaaACTTTAATCATAGTAAGTTTAACAAAATAACACAGCACTCTAGTTAAAGGCAAATGATACTGGAACGTTCCAACAGTTTAACatctgctcccctctcccccgTCTTACCAAGTCTGGTAATGGGACTTAATTTGTTCAATTCACTGCCAGAGCCTTGCTTCTTTAGCCTTACTTTTTAATTACTGTGTCGTCTGTGCTGGAGCTAGAGAATCACTCTGGCTTGATTCATCAGCTGATATCATATGAAACAGAGCTGGAAAAAGATGGAAATAGAGAGGTTACCAGTGACTCAGAAACTGAGCTTCCGAAAATTTATTGAACAATCTGACTTACTAGAAGAACTTAAATATGACTTCAATGAAAAAGCTGAATTGAGACACACTGAGACACATGGGCCTTTTGCCTTTAACTATTATAAAAATGTTCTGGAGAGGAATAGCAAGCGCTACTGGGCCCTTGGCCATTTGCCATTTATGAACTTTTGGAGAAAGTGTGCAAATTACAAAAAGTATATATCCCACCAGAGGCTGATAAGGAACCAAGAAGCTTCTTTTTCATGAGTGAGAGAGCATTATCAAATCATCATTCTGCTCTTCTTGTCCTCCTTCAAGACCACGGGGTCTTTAGAGCTGGTCAGTGGAGTCAGCAGGCAATAATACATCATGGTCTCCAACATGGAAGTCAGATACCATGTATTCAAATGGCACTGCAGGTACATTATGATGTAATTGTGCTAAACCCCATGACAATTTTGTGGACCAGCAGACAGGAAAAGAGTGGAAAGAACTCTTAACACAAAATGTTGAGTTCTCTTCCAGAAAAATGGTTCAGACAGAGAGCTTCTTCTCTCTCCAGGAGTCTCTCCAATGTATTCCAAAAAGATGCAACAACACCCTTGAAGAACACATGGTTTATATTTGGGATTACTTCATttcaaagactgaaggcaaggatGTTGCCTTCATTGTACATGGTTATGGAGGCTTGGTTTTTATGGACTTGCTTGTTCATAAAAAGTGGGACGTGATGAGCAAAGTATACGCCGTTGCACTTATTGACTCTGAACATCATCACATAGGACACCAGTTGGGAAGTGATGTCCAGTTATTAGAATGGATAAAGCAGCACTGCCGTGAATGGGTGACAAGTCCAAAGCCTTTGGATAAACCTGCAACAACCATTTTGAAAAAGGAGTTTCCTACAGTTTCTGCTGGTACAGAAAAACACAACTTAGCCCCTTCCTCTAGCCTTCAgtctatttttaaatactttagaaAACCTTTGAAAGCCAAAACAGCTATTAATTTTTCTTGAGTGTCCATAGTGACTAGAAGCTccacaaaaagaaagcaaagtgctTAAGTTACTTTTTTTGTCATCTAAGATTGTTTTGTCCTACTGAAACTTTGCTAATGTAGATGCTAGAAGAGAAGAACACTTCCAACTGGTATGCAGTGTTATGTTCTGACTTCAAGTCTgatttgttgagtttttttaagtaaatatgttttgcaaatatgttcTGTAGCCTACTGGTGAACCAGGAAGTCAGTACCGTCattaatattttacaatattagtCAAAGTAGTGCTGTTAGAGGATCTTCTTAGGAAAAGATTTCATATGGTTTAATAGAATGACACCAAAACTGTAATTGATAGAaattaaatattaagtaaatcTTTGACTTCTGTATTATTGAtgctatattaaaattataaatgaaaataaaattaagtatcataaagttaaaaaaaaaacaacaaaaaactgcaGGTCCTGTCTCGGCAGGGAGAAGAGCATGACCCTGCCAGTCTTAAAAGTGATGTTAGCCTGGagtttttccttttgattcttttctGGTCAGAAGGCCAAAAATTACTGGATGACCCTATTAAAGAAAAAGTTTCTCTTCaagttttcttgggcagaggGTTTATACAAGGTGGAGGCTGCTGCTTCCATTGTCAAAGGAATTGCACTGCTTGAGTGTGAGGTGACACC
The window above is part of the Dama dama isolate Ldn47 chromosome 13, ASM3311817v1, whole genome shotgun sequence genome. Proteins encoded here:
- the LOC133067771 gene encoding myeloid-associated differentiation marker-like, which gives rise to MSTRSTSPEKWALCVVRCCLHLPQLFSTCVAFSLVTDMGIGKGAIGNWSLCLWGFCFTVTLITSITELCKVQSCFPFFWNNFPVTYACYAALVCLSVSIIYSVTYIQFLPYGPHRDRAIAATAFSCIASVLYAMEVACTWNGYKIMNTTCYVLTMPGLLKVLETFMAGVIFAFLSNTSLYLHQPALEWCVAVYSICFILAAVTTLLNLVEWEHRLPVEAVITMLSVLLYISALVLWPLYQFNEEFGGQPQRSSDWDCRDELTYDMCTWDQRLAVAILTAINLLAYVADLGYWARQVSVGTEDQSRDS